The region taggtactttgagagagaactctataaacatcggaggcccgagactgttcaacacgcttccactacacacaaagggtataactggccgaccactCACAGTGTTCATGAGAGAACTTGATTAGTACCTCCAAAGGATGCCTGATCGACCAGGCTGtggctcatacatcaggctgcgagcagctgcgtccaacagcctggttgaccagtccagcaacgaggaggcctggtcaagattGGCTGATTAGCCAGCATAGGGTGAGGGTGTGCGTCGTGCCTTGCTCCCAATGTTAACCTAGCTGTTGGTATGTCCAGACCAGTGGGCGCGACCCTCCGGCTGTCTGGTGGCGTCATGGGGCAGCCCCTTCCCCATGTTGGGTGCTCGGAGACTATTGGATTGGAATTCTCTGGACGGGCGTCGTACCTGTCAAtggaggtggtggtactggatgtGCTGTGAGTTAAAATAGCAGACGTCTGTGGCTCTTAACAACTCACCAGGTGCTTGTTAAGCTCAGCTCTCTGGCCATTTACTAGGATTTGGTAGCCCGCTATGATGGTCGGTCGTTCCCGCTCCCTGACAATGGTGGTACCGTCACTGTGTCCAACCACTGTTGTACTCTCACGTATGTGGCACTTCATGGGGTTTCATTTGAGTTCCCGGACAGATTGCTTCCTCGTTACTTTGGACAGTATGGTGCTGTTGGGTCTCTGGATGAACGTTGTCTCTTCCGGCAGGTGGCTTGGCTATCTAACGGGACCTGGACCATTGCTCTGTCTCCAGTCTCCTCCTGTTCTGTGTACTGTCACATTGCTTGGTAACTCCATCCATGCCTTCTAAGCTGGGCAGCCCTGAACATGTTTCCGGTCTGGCCTTGCATGGCACCAGGCGGCGATCTGCAGTGGTTTGGTGGCGGCTCCTACCAATTCCTTCCGGGAGAAGGATTTTCCCCCGTTGGCGGCCTCGAACTCGTCTCCTTGTGCTGGTGCTGTGGGCACTGCTTCATGGCCGTCTGGTGACTCGGTGCTGGTGCCTTATTCTGCTAGCCCCTTGGTTGGGAATGTGGGGGTCATGGTGTGGGGCCGGTACAGGCCCGTCCCCGCCACCGGCTTCCCCGCCTCTGGCACCCTTGCTTGCCCCGTCTCCGGGTGAGGTATTTACCGTGAATGTCCCTGTAGATGTCCCTGAGGTGCGGTCTCCTGTCGTGTGTGGTCCGGTGCCCCCGATTGTTGAAGCTGTGGTACTAAGGGATCGTGCTATGCGTGGGGTGGCACGTCTGCCAGAGTTTTCTGCTGTGGTGCCTGATGAAGGGTGTGATAATTCAGATGACCAGCGGCCTGTCTCCAAGCATGGCGTGTGGCCATGTctcgggtggcagctggtggaggGTACCTCTGTGCCTGCTCTTGTGCCCTCCTCCATGTCTGCTTCTGGGCCCTCTTCCGTGCCTGCTTCTGGGCCCTCTTCCGTGCCTGCTTCTGGGCCCTCTTCCGTGCCTGCTTCTGGGCCCTCTTCTGTGCCTGCTTCTGGGCCCTCTTCCATGCCTGCTTCTGGGCCCTCTTCCGTGCCTGCTTCTGGGCCCTCTTCCGTGCCTGCTTCTGGGCCTTCTTCCGTGCCTGCTCCTGTGCCCTCTTCCGTGCCTGCTGCTGTGCCCTCTTCAGTGCCTGCTGCTGTGCCCTCTTCAGTGCCTGCTGCTGTGCCCTCTTCAGTGTCTGCTGCTGTGCCCTCTTCAGTGCCTGCTTCTGTGGCCTCCTCTGTGCCTGCTCCTGTGACCTCCTTCGTGCTTGCCCCCTGTGCCTTCCCCAGCGCTTCTGAGGCCAGGTTCGCCGGGATGGGAGGTCGCAGCTGTCTGCGATGGTGTGGGTCGTGATCTCGTTCTGGTACTGAAAAAAGGATGGAGTCCGGCGGGGCTCCGTGGTGCTGGACAATGTGCCAGGGGTCCCGCCGTCCAGCCGGTGGGCCTCGGATTATACGGATTGCCCCAAGGGTATACGTACACCCTATAATTTAGAGGAGTGGGATGGGTATTGTGTGAAATTCCCTTGGTCTGTGTTAACAGTCTGTGCTTTCTGATGCCTGTGTTTGTTGTGCTCTGTTCTGGATGTAAATTTTGTGCCGTGCTTCTGGCTGAGTTGTGTGGCCTGGCTGTGTTGGcctggttcctgtgtgtgtgtgtgtgtgtgtgtttgtgtgtgtgtgtggtgggcccaTCCTCCGTTTGAGGGTTTCAGATCCGTTTGTGTGTTGCCGTGTGTTTGTTTTGTCTGTTGTGGTACTGTGTGATGCCACTTTTTCCGCCTGTGTGGAGTTGGCGACCCAGTTTTCTGTGCCTGTATTTTACCCCGGTTGTGGGGCTGTCTTTTGCTGTCTTATATTGCTTTCCATGTTTTGTGGTATATGTTATCC is a window of Procambarus clarkii isolate CNS0578487 chromosome 41, FALCON_Pclarkii_2.0, whole genome shotgun sequence DNA encoding:
- the LOC123761128 gene encoding putative per-hexamer repeat protein 5, with translation MRCTYTLGAIRIIRGPPAGRRDPWHIVQHHGAPPDSILFSVPERDHDPHHRRQLRPPIPANLASEALGKAQGASTKEVTGAGTEEATEAGTEEGTAADTEEGTAAGTEEGTAAGTEEGTAAGTEEGTGAGTEEGPEAGTEEGPEAGTEEGPEAGMEEGPEAGTEEGPEAGTEEGPEAGTEEGPEAGTEEGPEADMEEGTRAGTEVPSTSCHPRHGHTPCLETGRWSSELSHPSSGTTAENSGRRATPRIARSLSTTASTIGGTGPHTTGDRTSGTSTGTFTVNTSPGDGASKGARGGEAGGGDGPVPAPHHDPHIPNQGASRIRHQHRVTRRP